The genomic segment agccaacaaaatattttataatatcagTAAAGTAAGTCTCATTACGTGAGAGAGCTCCTTCTATCATGGTTTTCAAggaaatttcaaaactttatttttttattcctttatcaACTAGGACAAATAACTGGACAACTAGCTATAACATTCAATTATAATGTTTCTTTACATTTGCTAAGCACAAACAAGCATTGGATTCCTGCCAATGTATTCATTTTAACTGTATTATTTTAACCCCCCCAAAAAGTATTTGGaagtgaaagatttaaaaaactaacaagAAGTAAGTGACGTGTTATCCCATATTGCACATCATTTCAAGGAGAAATAtatgcttcaaatttttttacattttgaattatCACTAAACTACTAAATGTCTTTTATTGATATAAATGACCATTAAATTaaaccacttaaaaatgtttcctttacagtagaatggaaaataaaattaatgttctcTGTTATTGTGTtcagaatttaatttttgttctgtCAACAGTATTTAATGTGCAGGgaggaaaaaggcaaaaagaaccactgatttttttacaaagtgtgcatattttaaatgtgtgttcAAAAAtatgatgccttttattttatgtaaaacaaGTTATTTAAGTTCATAGTACTTTTAAATGGGGTatgcttaaaatataattattatacatGTATTATTTATCAATTTCTGTGGTGTCTTTTACAGTTGGTACAATACAGATTTCaatagaaattttgaaatttgtgTTAATAACATTAAGATATACTCATTCTTCTCTTATTTTAAGACTGCCTGTTAAAGAATGTATTGTTTATCACAGAAGTTTGGTGTATTACACATGGACTTGTTAAACGCAAATGCATTCAGTTGGGATGCGTATGATTATTGTGCTATGTACATAAATATCTACCCTCGTGCACATGTACATTTACATCATGTATAAACATGTACATTTCCAAAGGGTACCacactgaaggaagaagaggagggtcTCAGGACTGCCTACAACTAAAATGTTGTATGGCAGTCCTGTTTTTCACCGAGTGCTGTTTTTCCATGAAAgtaagtagggttttttttttccaaaggtgTGTGATGTAGACATGGTTATTTACTATTTCCAAAGGCTACTTTTATAACCTTATGCCCACATATACTTTAAATCAATGAGTGATACCCTTCCCTTAACCTTTCCCTTCTCTTAGGAAGGCCTATGGGAAAACAGATTGATAAACAATTCAAAGAAAAGCTAAACTttgattctaaaaacaaaaactcatgtattttcatcattaacattttaccattaatattcttttttaaagtttagccGTCTACAATTACCTTATGGAAAGGAATGGTCAAAATTGGATCGAGACAGTGGCTGGTGACGGTCTCCTGTGTGCAGACTTTACTGAGAGCCCTTCCCCAGGACAGGCAGTCTTGTAAACAATTATGGTTAATAGTAAAACCATCTAATGTTAACAAATCCAAGAAAAATGTATAGATACCACTAGTATTTCTAAATTATTGAAAATCCTCAGATACAAACAATAGGGCCAAAAAAGGACAACTAAAAGTATAAAGTTTCTGTTTCATATCCTCTGAATCTCATGTTATCAAAAATGGTTTGGTAATTGGGTTCATATTTTCCGTGATGGGAATTTTCACCGTTTTCTGAATTCTCTCTGTCCTGCTTTCCCCTTGAGAGTTGAACGATCTGGATGGTGCTGgttaatgttttcaaaagaaggAACTTCATTTGGCccaagtttttttttctactagACTGTTCTTCTGTTTTCTAATGAGAGATAACTGACAGCTCTGTTTTGTAATGAAATTATGGAAATCACAGACTGGTGGAAAGGGGAGTCATTATTTCAGAACTGAAAAGGTGTGAGTGTCTTTATTCACCCCGCCCCCAAATTTCCCATTACTGGAAAGGGGCCAGTAAATTGGAAAGAAGCTGAGGACAGTGGCACATAACAGGACAGCTAAAGAGACTCCCCAAAAGCCATTTTTAATTGGTTCCTGCTGCCTCCCTAtgcctccaaaaataaaacaacctcCATGCAAGCAATTTTGAAGGCGAAGACAAAAAGGAAGCAAATACTCAAGCCCCTGAAACGTGGCTTCCCGGTGGGGGGAATCCAGTTTAAAAGAGCAGGCTGGGCGATGGAAAAGCTCTCCGTGGCATTTCTAAGCGAATATTGTCCCTTTCAGCCTTACCCTCGCTCACAGGAGACAGGGTGTCAATGAGTATCCTCGGACCACAAGAGGGATCTCTTTTGGAATAGGATGGGATGAAGGCGAAAGGACACTCACGTGTGGCGaataggggtggagggaggaaatgggaaggtgcgggggggaggaggaggaatgagTTCTAGGGCTGCAGATTCAGATCGCACAGCTAAAAAGGTTACGCTGGCACCGGAACATGCTGCTAcgcctcctgccctgccctgcgcGCGCACCGCACTCACCCGCATACCCGCCCTCCACATTCGCACACGCAGAACGCTCCAAGCGTGTCTCCTCGCCAGACTACAGAGGTGCGCTCACCGGAGGTGAGGCGGCCCAGGCCCCTCGATCGCACAGGGCAGCTCTAGTAGCTCCGGAGCCCGCAGGCGGGTAACGAAGCGCACCTCCGCAGGTGCCAACAGGCGCTGCCCGCCTCGGCCAGAGTTGGGGCGAAAGCAGAGCGGTGGACCCCGCGTGGGCAGAGACCGAGGAGGGGTGACGCTGCTGCATCCCTTTGTGACCTCTGCCTCCATCCGCTGCTTCCCCGCCTCTAGGGACTCGCGTTTGGAAAAACACACGGCACGGAAGCCAGCTCCGGGAGCGTGTGCGAGGTAGCTGGTCCAGTACCAGGTCGGCGCGGAGAACCAAAGTGGGCCCGCACAATCGCGGGCTGCGTGCAGGCTCCTCTAGTGCCGGCCTGCAGGGGGCGACGGCGGGTTAGCGCCCTGCGGGGACCTTGTTGGGAGCCCCAGCATACGGGAGGGGCCGGCAGGGGACCCTCACCAAAGCGGGTAGTCTCTGAGCCTCTACGAAAAGTCGTGCAGAGTCCTGAGGATTGGGGCAGTTGTCACACTTGTCACCAACAAGGTGTCGCTTTCCAGTACCGGTGACTTCAGGAGGCCTCCAACTGCTGGAGAGTTTGCCTCCAGGCTGATGGCTTAATCTCTGCTCCGGGGTAGGGAAGggggagttttatttttctgccctcTCAGGGCAGTGTACCGCATCCGGCAGTTTCCTACATCTTGGGGGACAAAGGCAGACGGAGTGCGAGTTTCCTGTCTGGGACTACCCGAAAGTACCAGAAGTCTCACCGCCAAGCTGCGCCCTTGGCCTCCTGAGAATCATTCTCAAAAGCACTCCCCTACCCTGGCCTAAGGGGACCCAAGGCCGCCTAAGACACAGCCCCGAAGCTGCAGCgggtcctgggctgggggcctgcagCGACCTGTGAATCTGTCCTCGCTGCTCCTGGGCACCCGCCCATTGCCCAGCTCGCGCGCTGCACCCTGCGCCCCACCCACGGGGACTTGTGCACCCTGTAGTTTTGTTGGAGATGGAAAATGGGGCCTACGTTTCCAAAGGAACAAGAGTTGGAATCCTCCCAGGGCACCTAAGGGAACTTCATCCAGTCCACGAGCTCCGCAGGTACTCCAGGGGGGCAACCAGGGCCAATGGTGCCTTTGGGATCGACCTGATTTTGTGAAACCTCAAACTCCGGGCTGTCCCTTTCTCACTCCGGAAGTTCAGCCGAGCTTTGGGTGATGGCTGTCCCCCATCCTGATCCGGACCCAGCAGCTGAGCCAGACCCAGAGgtgtgctgatttttttttttaacccacatCTTATAAATGTGAGATTTTTATCAGGTAGCACAGATTACTTAAAGCGTACCATTTCTCCGCGATCCAATTTTATTAGGATTTACTCTCATTTGTGCTCGGTTTCTCTGGGGAAATAATGCTTTGATTAATGTAATCCTTGCCCGGGATCCGCCACATGCCCCTCGCCCGTCTCCCAAGAGAAAGGGCCTGTTTGACAAACAATAACAGAGCAGCTACTCTTGCAATCTGCCCACACCTTTGGGGGTGGCTAGGGAGGTGACACGCGTTCGCTAGCCGTTTGGCAAATGCAGTGGTAAGAGGAGTGATCGTGCTCTGCAAGGGGAGGAGGGTGTTGAACTTTCCATACGCAGAGCCCTGGGCTCCAAGGCGAAAAGTCCTTATGGGGAGGAGCCCCGGGTGGGATGTACGCACGGGTGCATGTGCACGCCTGCCCTTTACTTGCTAGAGTGTCTGCCTCTTTGTCCCTCGCCACAGGACTCCACGACGGGGACCTGCGTGCCCTCTGTGAGTAGCCCCCGGACCCAGGGTGCATCCACAGCGCCCACCCGGGGCCCCAAACAACGTCGAGAGCAGATCTTCACGAATAACTGGACACAACTTGGGGCGCCCTGCAGCTACCAAAACCTCTGCTGGAAACCTAAAACATATGACCGGATTCAACGGTCGTCCTCAGGCAAGCATCCATCCATACACGCATGCACACAACACAAATCCACGGACACAGGCACCAACTGCTGCACCCCTCCCTTGCTTGGGCTGAGAGCTGGAGTGGGGAGGGCTTTCCCGCAGTCCCTCCTCCCGCTcagccctcttctcctccccaaaGGGAGAACACTGAATTATGAAAAAAGTGCAAAGGAACGAAATCCCAGGTCGAAGGCTCCCGGAAACACTCCTTTGGTCCATGTCTCTGTCCCGCTGCCCCACCTCCATCGTCCCCAGCTCAGGGGAAGGCGGGGACAAGGCGGTGCAAGGGGTCGTGTCCTGCACTGCCAGAACAAAGCCCACGGAGGCATCCCGCAGCCGTGCACCGAGCCGGTGACAAAGGCGTCTGTACTCAGTGACCTGATAAGATGACTCAGCGTTTACCTCTTCGCTGTCCCGCACCCCTATCTTCCTCTCTCGTCCCTTTCTGTCTCTAGTTTCCTCCATCTCTCCctgcttttatctctctctcaccccttttACCTTACTCCcttctccctttgccttttttCATCTCCTTCCGTTTTTCTTTTCCACGGAAATGCAATGCCAATTCGACTTCTGAAGGCCGCTCTGTGTGCCTAGCGcttagagagaaaaaaggagtaaTGGGATTCTCCTAACTTTATTCTGCAAACCATGTTCTAAATAAAGTACAATTCAGTCTAAATAAGTGGAGTTTGGACCTGGTACCCCCACAAGTTGCCGCCCATTCGGGACAAGTTTCTTAAGATGGCCACAAACCACAGGAGACCCGGCAGGAAGGAGGCCACCCTGCCTCTGTGGAATGGAGACCTCAAGTGTCGGTGTCCCACAAGGCAAACCTATCTAGGGAAAGTTCCAATCTGATTGTTTAACCCTGGAAAGAAATCACTTGCCAGACCCTTGCTGTGAAATCGTAGTGCTCCGAACTCAGGATACTTAAATAGTCACTTTTTTCTCAgtgaaattttgtttgtttttgcaatgagaattaaaaagaatataaccTATGCCATTTGGACATGCATGCCTTGACTTCTGGGGGCTTTTTGCACCCTGATATAACATTAAATTAAGATTGGTCATCTGTTAAGCACCACTCAACCTGGGAATCCTCCCCTTGGGCTTTATTGAGTAACCAGCAAATTTGGGAGGAGGGGTAAGTGTTCAAAGCAATAGGGGATACAAAATTTTAACTTAGGACCAACAAATTCCAGTGGCATGAAGCTATAGTGAGCAAGGTCACTGAGTTCTACCACCAAGGCCTCTGCACCAGATATTTTGGGGCTGAAATTATACTGCTGCAAACAAACTGTGGAGTATTTGAAAGTATCAATACTCATGAATATCGATACTGTATCTTTTAAGTGAACAAAACAGCCACACTTTCTTGAAGACCCCTCGAATACTGACCAGTCTAGGGTGGACCCATGGAGGGAGCAGGACAGTGAAGTGGGAGCTTCAGCAGTCACGGTGGAAAGGACACCACATAAGCACCATTTGGGGAAAATGCCCTAAAAAACAGCCCTCAGCCTGGTAAACTGCAATTTGTACTCAGCTCCACAGATAATAGCTaagttcaaatatttaaaaatctaataaaaaacaCAGGTACCAAAGTAAaaaaggtttttggtttttttttccccacaatgtGCCACATGATGCTGCTTATCCATCACAGAGTACCAGGTTTCAACCTAGAAAGGAAGTGCTGTCTAATATATAGGAAATGGTTGGGGTTGGGAAGAAGTGTCCCCAAGGGAGAAGAGAGTTCACTTCTGTTAGGACCCCAAGCTCAAAGCAATCCAACTACCTCTCTAGCAAAGCTGAGTTAATATTTCtagtgtttgttttaaaacacacacacacagtggaccatggaatattttttctaggtAGGACATACCCAcatgtttttgtttataaatcaTTATCATAAATCACTCTAGTCAGTCAGCTGAGGCTCTACTTATCTATCCCTGTGAATTTAAATTCAAAGACCTTATGATGGGGTTTAGGGTGGTGATATGAGGGGGCAGGCAAGAATAGTGCATCACATTGTGTCAGCTATGGCTTCCCTAACCATTGGTAGCTTTCCTTA from the Desmodus rotundus isolate HL8 chromosome 5, HLdesRot8A.1, whole genome shotgun sequence genome contains:
- the LOC123480877 gene encoding uncharacterized protein; protein product: MENGAYVSKGTRVGILPGHLRELHPVHELRSSAELWVMAVPHPDPDPAAEPDPEDSTTGTCVPSVSSPRTQGASTAPTRGPKQRREQIFTNNWTQLGAPCSYQNLCWKPKTYDRIQRSSSGKHPSIHACTQHKSTDTGTNCCTPPLLGLRAGVGRAFPQSLLPLSPLLLPKGRTLNYEKSAKERNPRSKAPGNTPLVHVSVPLPHLHRPQLRGRRGQGGARGRVLHCQNKAHGGIPQPCTEPVTKASVLSDLIR